In Lonchura striata isolate bLonStr1 chromosome 30, bLonStr1.mat, whole genome shotgun sequence, a single genomic region encodes these proteins:
- the LOC110473035 gene encoding omega-hydroxyceramide transacylase isoform X1, whose translation MAVEDLQASSTPFSLSFSGSGFLALYQVGVVQSLLELAPELLKSACKVYGSSAGSLIAAAVVCGVGLDDLKEFFFALATEVRKTILGPLSPKCSLLANLKAVLQRMLPEDSYLLASGRLHISLTRVVDGQNVMASEFSSKEELIQALLCSCFLPIYCGFIPPSYRGVRYVDGGFTGLQPVSSLEEPVITVSPFTGELDICPRDCPAIFFCFQIFNGSIQISIENLCRISYALFPPSTMVLNDIFSQGYQDTALFLYRNNAFGFNYFDGNFRFGSTCGKNDSGKSNGTHPGLHKRVPQCLTPYFLPGLWKKEQVNGLQDPLAKVLLQPYRLPALFRKGVKKVWGLLEGVRSLVRLHKLLQTLVPGLPKTAVDRRRAEGLMFGPNLSKDIQ comes from the exons ATGGCTGTGGAGGATCTCCAGGCTTCCAGCACCCCTTTCTCGCTCTCCTTTTCGGGCAGTGGCTTCCTGGCCCTGTACCAGGTCGGGGTGGTGCAGTCCCTGCTGGAGTTGGCTCCTGAGCTCCTCAAGTCTGCCTGCAAGGTCTACGGCTCCTCGGCCGGGTCGCTCATCGCCGCCGCCGTCGTGTGCGGCGTCGGCCTCG ATGACCTCAAGGAGTTTTTCTTTGCGCTGGCAACAGAAGTCAGGAAAACCATCCTGGGCCCCCTCTCTCCCAAGTGCAGCTTGCTGGCCAATCTCAAGGCTGTCCTGCAGCGGATGCTGCCGGAGGATTCCTACCTGCTGGCCTCGGGGCGGCTGCACATCTCGCTGACGCGGGTGGTGGACGGCCAGAACGTCATGGCCTCGGAGTTCAGCTCCAAGGAGGAGCTCATTCAG gctctcctctgcagctgctttctTCCAATTTACTGTGGATTCATCCCTCCATCCTACCGAGGAGTG CGCTACGTGGATGGAGGTTTCACGGGCCTGCAGCCTGTGTCCAGCCTGGAGGAACCTGTGATCACCGTGTCCCCGTTCACCGGCGAGCTGGACATCTGCCCCCGCGACTGCCCTGCCATCTTCTTCTGCTTCCAGATCTTCAATGGCAGCATCCAGATCTCCATAGAGAACCTGTGCAGGATCAGCTACGCTCTCTTTCCACCCAGCACCATG GTCTTGAATGACATTTTCTCTCAGGGATACCAGGACACTGCCCTTTTCCTGTACAGGAACA ATGCCTTTGGCTTTAATTACTTCGATGGCAATTTCCGCTTTGGCAGCACCTGTGGGAAAAATGACTCTGGAAAATCCAATGGGACACACCCCGGCCTGCACAAAAGGGTCCCTCAGTGCCTGACCCCTTACTTCCTGCCAG GCTTGTGGAAGAAGGAGCAGGTGAATGGACTACAGGACCCACTTGCAaaggtcctgctgcagccatACAGGCTCCCAGCCTTATTCAGGAAGGG GGTGAAGAAGGTGTGGGGGCTGCTGGAAGGTGTCAGGTCCCTGGTACGACTCCACAAGCTCCTCCAAACCTTGGTGCCTGGTTTGCCTAAGACAGCCGTGGACAGGAGgag
- the LOC110473035 gene encoding omega-hydroxyceramide transacylase isoform X2 produces the protein MAVEDLQASSTPFSLSFSGSGFLALYQVGVVQSLLELAPELLKSACKVYGSSAGSLIAAAVVCGVGLDDLKEFFFALATEVRKTILGPLSPKCSLLANLKAVLQRMLPEDSYLLASGRLHISLTRVVDGQNVMASEFSSKEELIQALLCSCFLPIYCGFIPPSYRGVRYVDGGFTGLQPVSSLEEPVITVSPFTGELDICPRDCPAIFFCFQIFNGSIQISIENLCRISYALFPPSTMVLNDIFSQGYQDTALFLYRNNAFGFNYFDGNFRFGSTCGKNDSGKSNGTHPGLHKRVPQCLTPYFLPGLWKKEQVNGLQDPLAKVLLQPYRLPALFRKGVKKVWGLLEGVRSLVRLHKLLQTLVPGLPKTAVDRRR, from the exons ATGGCTGTGGAGGATCTCCAGGCTTCCAGCACCCCTTTCTCGCTCTCCTTTTCGGGCAGTGGCTTCCTGGCCCTGTACCAGGTCGGGGTGGTGCAGTCCCTGCTGGAGTTGGCTCCTGAGCTCCTCAAGTCTGCCTGCAAGGTCTACGGCTCCTCGGCCGGGTCGCTCATCGCCGCCGCCGTCGTGTGCGGCGTCGGCCTCG ATGACCTCAAGGAGTTTTTCTTTGCGCTGGCAACAGAAGTCAGGAAAACCATCCTGGGCCCCCTCTCTCCCAAGTGCAGCTTGCTGGCCAATCTCAAGGCTGTCCTGCAGCGGATGCTGCCGGAGGATTCCTACCTGCTGGCCTCGGGGCGGCTGCACATCTCGCTGACGCGGGTGGTGGACGGCCAGAACGTCATGGCCTCGGAGTTCAGCTCCAAGGAGGAGCTCATTCAG gctctcctctgcagctgctttctTCCAATTTACTGTGGATTCATCCCTCCATCCTACCGAGGAGTG CGCTACGTGGATGGAGGTTTCACGGGCCTGCAGCCTGTGTCCAGCCTGGAGGAACCTGTGATCACCGTGTCCCCGTTCACCGGCGAGCTGGACATCTGCCCCCGCGACTGCCCTGCCATCTTCTTCTGCTTCCAGATCTTCAATGGCAGCATCCAGATCTCCATAGAGAACCTGTGCAGGATCAGCTACGCTCTCTTTCCACCCAGCACCATG GTCTTGAATGACATTTTCTCTCAGGGATACCAGGACACTGCCCTTTTCCTGTACAGGAACA ATGCCTTTGGCTTTAATTACTTCGATGGCAATTTCCGCTTTGGCAGCACCTGTGGGAAAAATGACTCTGGAAAATCCAATGGGACACACCCCGGCCTGCACAAAAGGGTCCCTCAGTGCCTGACCCCTTACTTCCTGCCAG GCTTGTGGAAGAAGGAGCAGGTGAATGGACTACAGGACCCACTTGCAaaggtcctgctgcagccatACAGGCTCCCAGCCTTATTCAGGAAGGG GGTGAAGAAGGTGTGGGGGCTGCTGGAAGGTGTCAGGTCCCTGGTACGACTCCACAAGCTCCTCCAAACCTTGGTGCCTGGTTTGCCTAAGACAGCCGTGGACAGGAGgag GTAG